CTGTTCATGGAAACAGGTTTGTGCAAATCACGGGGCACCAGGCATAGATGGAATAACAATAGAACAAATCAAAGAACAAGGGGAAGAAGCGTTTCTTGGACAAGTTCAAAAAGAACTGGAATCAGGAAGCTACCGAAGCAATAAGACAAAGCGCGTGGAAATACCCAAACCGAAAGGAGGAATAAGAATCTTGGGAGTGCCCACGATTAAGGACCGCTTAGTACAAACTGCAACCCGTCTTGTTATAGAGCCAATTTTTGAAGCAGACTTCCAAGAATGCTCATTTGGGTTTCGACCTAAACGATCCGCAGTCCATGCAAGTCTATCAATATATAAATGGCTTAATTACGGGCTCACCCAAGTTTTAGATATTGATTTGAAGCGATACTTTGACTCAATCCCACACGATAAGCTTATGAAAGTCATTCAAAAGCGAATCAGTGATAGGTATGTTCTAAAGTTAATACAAGCCTGGCTTCGCTCAGGAGTCCTTAAAGGCGAAGAAGTTGCTACTCGACAAGGATCCCCTCAAGGGTCCCCCATTTCGCCCTTACTTTCTAATATATACCTGAATCTGCTAGACACAGTATGGGTCAAGCGGATGACCGAAAGGAATGGGTGGAATGCACAGATTGTCCGCTATGCGGACGATCTCGTGATAGTGTCGAATAAACCGGTAGAGAAGATTTTGGGTATTTTATGTGGGTATCTGCAACGCTTGGGCCTTTCGATCAATGAAGAAAAGAGTCGAATGACCACGGCCGAAGAAGGTTTCAATTTCTTAGGGTATGCCTTTAAAAGGGGATACTCGCCAAGATATCAGAAACCCGTTACCCATATGTATCCTACACCTGATGCAATCAAGCGGATTATTAAGAAAGTCACGCAATTGACCTATCGGAACCGGTTGCACGAAAGTGTTGAAACTATTGTTAAAGACTTAAACGCATCCTTACTGGGGTGGACGGAGTATTACCGTCACACGGCCAGTTCTAGGAGATTTAGGAAAGTACAAGGGCATGCAAACAGGCGTCTGAGAAGATTTATCATGAAAAAGAAAGGGAGTAGGAAGAACGGGTATAAGGAACTCCCCGACGAGAAGCTCCACAAAGTGTACAAATTAGTCAATGTAGGAGCTTATCGGGTGCGATACAGATGGACGTAATGCAGACGAAGAAGACGATCCGTGCGCCGTATGAGGGAAAACCTCACGTACGGTGCGACGGGGGGGTGCTGGAAACGGGAAAGAGAGATTGGGTTATTTAGGCACGAAATCGGAAACGATGGACACGGATAAACCTGGTCCTATACTTCACCGCGCCAGTGCTCTACTCTACCTTTTAAACTAGCTCGCTATGGACAGGAAAGGGGATTGAAAGCTAATTACAGCTATTATATTACAACAGATCGGCTTAAAAGGCAACAACAAAGAAGAGAAGAGCTGGTAGCTACATTAAGCAATGAAAAGAAACGGTTACACCATAGCCAGACTAATATAGATAAAGAAAGCATAGAAAGGCATATCGATTTTTTAGAAAAAGAAATAAAAATTATTGATAAAGCGTTAAATAAAACCATAACTACTGATAAGGATCTAGACGAAAAGGCTAATATACTAGAAACCATTCCAGGAATCGGGAAATGTTTAGCCACTAAATTAGTCAGTTTTTTACCTGAATTAGGTGATAGAAGCTACAGTAGTAATCAACTATCAGCTTTAGTAGGTATAGCACCATATGCGGCTGATAGTGGGAAAAAACAGGGAAAAAGATTTATTAGGGGAGGAAGGAAAATACCACGAGATGCACTGTATATGGCTGTATTAGCAGGGAAAAAGTGGTTCCTATATTTAAAAGAATGCTATGATAGATTAGTAGGTAAATATAAGCCTAAAAAAGTGGCTATCGTAGCATGTATGAGGAAGCTCCTAGAGCTGGCGCATAAGCTTATACAACAAAAAAGAAGCTTCGTCAAAAGTATCAAAAACGAGTACAAAATGACTAAAAAACTTGCATAGTAAGATAATAGCTTTTTTCTTGATAAAAAAGTGGACAAAAAATCAAGCCCTCGGTAAAAAGTCGCTGAAAGTGCCATCTTCCAGATGGAAAAACAGAAAGTACCCCTTTTGGGGGCTTCAAAGGAAACTGTTTTTCCTAATCATCTGTAAAATGCCATTTTCTAAACCGCGACTTTTTTCAGGGGCGTTGTTCTTTTAACGCAAAAACCACTGCGCTGAACACATACCGCTGAAAGTACCATCTTACAGGGGCGGGTTTTTTTGACGCAAAAAACCATGGCGCTGAACACATACTTTAGGCCATTATATATACAGATATTTAATATAATCGGTAAAAGAAGATTGCCTTTTTGCTTTTAAAAGCAGTATACTGCCTGCTTTTAACGGATACTAGGTCCCAGGGTAAAGTGATACTCAAAAGAACTTTTAGCGCTTCGGATATCTTTTACAGGATCTAATCTGTAGCCACAATCCAGGCCAAGCATAGGTATCATAGGTATGGGCAAGATAAGACGAACTCCACCCCCTATAGACTTTTTTAGATTAGATAGGTTGAAATGGCCATAACGTAACCAGCTATCTCCTATCTCTCCAAATCCTAATAGATAGCAGCAAATAGGTGCAAGCATAAGCGGATAACGCAACTCTAACGCAAACTTATTGAATAAACCCCCCCCTTTGTATTGGCTTATATAATCTTCTGGCGTAAGGCTATCGTCTGGATAACCACGTAGTGAAACAAAATTGGCGCCTAATAATCTAGTGGGTATACTAGATGTACCACCCAAATAAAACCGTTCAAAAGGCCCTATTTCATTTTTAGAGAGGCTGTGTAAAAATCCAGCATGCCCGCGTATATGTAAGACAAAGTTGCCTAGTAAACGTTTGAAATAATATAGATCCGTTATCAATTTACCAAATTCCTTCAAACGTGGGATAGCTGTTGGTGTAGAGGGCGCATACCCAAGCAAAGTGTAAGGAGGGGTAAGGGTTAAAAGGTTGGACCACATACAGCCACTAGTAGGATAAATTGGATGATTAACAGTAGAATACATGCATGAAAGATCTAACGTAAAATCATGTATGACTCCCGATTTTTTGTGATCTTGTAATAATACACAGTGTTGATACGCATGGTGATGGTAATCTATGCCTAAATGGGCTTCCCAATGTCTGGCCAATTTTTTGCCTAGGCGTATTTGGCCACCAGTGGAGTGAATTTTACTTTTTGTACTTTGTTTACCAATTGGAAATATATTTGAGTGCATCCAATGGTCTAGTATATGATTTCTGCTATTGGTTTCTGTTTGATGACCACTATTAAAGCTTATAGACAATATGTAACGATTTTCTTTTAACCAAAACCAAGGTTCTTGAAAAGAAAAACTGAAATTTTTGTAATTTTTACCATCCAGGTTAGCGGTTAAATGCAAATGCTGACCGCCCCCTATAGGCTTTTTTCCTGTAAAAAGATTTTTTAAAGAAACATTATTAGAGCCAATTTCAAGTCCGGCGCTAATACCATTTGTATAGGTCCCATTGAGCTTAAAATCGAACCGGGGTTGTTCTTCTACTGCATAGATTAGATCTACGGTACCCTTCGCTTCATCTCGCTGTATCTCTGGGATTGATTTTTCAGGTTTAAAGCATTCTAACATGGCCAAGTTGCGTAACGATTCTAGTACAAGGCCTCGGTTGAACTTTTCTCCAGGTAAGGTCAGCAATTCACGTCGAATAACGTAATCATGGGTTAATGTATTGCCTACAATATCTATTTGGCGGATCGTGACCTGTTTGCCCTCTTGCATTCTAATTTCTAGATCTACCTGATCGCCTTCTACACACGTTTCAACCACTTCTGCATGAAAAAAAAGATAGCCATTATTGGTATATAGGTCATAAATGGTTAAGCTTTCCGACCCAGGTGCGAATCGGCTTTTCATATAGATCGGATCATATATGCTTCCTTCCTTCAGGTTTAACAAACTATTTAGGGTTTGATCGCTGTATACATAATTGCCTACCCATTTGACACGACGAATGCTATATTGGTTGCCCTCATTGATTTTTAAATGAATATTCAGGTTGCCAGCAGTGGTAGGTTGCAGCCTTTCTGCTGTAATAGATACATCCCGAAACCCTTGTGATTGATAAAAAAGAATAAGATTTTCTTTGGCTTGTAAATATTTTTCTTCCGTAAAAATAGATGGAAACAAAGCAACATGCGTGAAAAAGTAACGCTTTACATCATCTATTTTTTTAGGTAGTTGTAGCAGTATACCTCCTTTACGAATGGGAGACAGGGTGATGCATTTTTTAAAAATATCTTGGAAAAGTGTACAATGTGGCGCTTCTTGTAGCGTCTTCATATGGTATATCAATAGCTGGGCATCTAAATGGTTATTCCCTTCAAAAAGGATCTGTTGCACTTTGCTTTTTTCCCCTTTATTTACCTTAATCTTTAAGGCAGCTTTGTGCGCTATGGCTTGATTTGGAATCAATGTTGTCGAAACCTTTACCGCTTTGAAACCCTGCTCTAAAAATATTTTTTTAATCTTAGCAGTTGTTTTTTGAAGAAAAAGCGGCGATAGCGCAACATGCTCTGCTATAGTAACTTTTTCAAGTAGTTCTTTTTCCTCTTTTTTAGTTAAACCTTCTAGCATACAGCTCGTTAACTGGGGATGTTCTTCTACATGAATCACACAGGTGGCTAAACCGTTTGTCTGATCAACCTCAGATAAGTGGATCGCAACCGATTTGATGCCATCCTGTTTGGCAATTTTTCGAATTGCATTACGTACTTGTTCATTGGTTGGTGCCACCCTGGTGCCTTCTTGTAAGCCAGAGCGTTCAATCAATAGGTCAGACGCTATCGAAATATTGCCCACTACTTGAATCTTGCGTATAACGTAACCGGTTGTGCCAAAGATGGGCTGCGTCGACCCTATACATAGGCAAAATAGGTATAACAAACGCTTAACTTTTTTGATATTTGTATCTATCATTATCATAATAAATAGCATAAATGTATAAATAGCTTAGCCTCTCCGTCTTGAAAACGTACAGTAATAAAGCCATATAGACCACGGTAGCTTTTCCCGAATATAGGAAAATATGAGCGGTATGGCATATGTTAGGCGCTATATAATCAACATAGAGTCACCATATAAGAAAAAACGATACCCTTCCTTTATTGCCTCGGCATAAGCATCTAACACCAACTCCTCTCCTCCAAAAGCAGCTACGCTTACCAAAGAGATAGAAGAGGGCAGGTGAAAGGTAGTCAACAATGCATTGCAAACCTTAAAGGTACAAGAAGGTAAAATAAATTTATTCGTCCAATCACTAGCTTCTTTTAGCTGGCAAGAAACCGAGACAGAAGATTCTATAGCCCTTAATACCGAAGTACCCACCGCACAAACCTTTTTTTGATGACTCAGGCTTTGGTTGACCACTTTTGTTGTTTCTTGCGTAATTATAAAACGCTCAGAGGAAGCCCTTACTTTTGTAAGATCTTCCATATCAATCGTACTGAGTTCACCTAAGCCAATATGCAATGTAACCGGTACAACAGCAATGTTCTGCAAGGCTAAATACTTTAACAAATAAGGAGTAAAATGCAAACCAGCAGCTGGTAATACGATACTACCTATATTTGCTCCAAATATGGTCTGGTAGTATTCCCTATCTTCTGGCTTAGAAGGACGTCCTATTTGATGGGGTAAAGGCATATGACCAATCTGGTTGATCAGCGCATAGAATTCTTCTTCTGGTCTGTCAAACAATAATTTAAGCGTTCGGCCTCGTGAAGTAGTATTATCTATAATTTCGGCCACCAATTCGCCATTGCCAAAATAAATTTTATTACCTATACGGATTTTACGTGCTGGCTCTACAATGGTATCCCATAACCCATGTTCGTCATTCAATTTGCGCAATAAGAGTACTTCTACTTGCGCATTTGTTTTTTCTTTGCAACCATAAAGTTTACAAGGTAAAACTTTAGAATCATTGACTACTAAAGTATCCCCTTCATTAAAATAAGTAGGCAGCTCTTTAAAGGTGGTATGCTCTATTTTTCCACTAGCTTTATGTACAACCATTAAACGTGCATTTTCCTTTGCCTCAATGGGATATTGTGCAATGCTATGCTCTGGCAGTGTAAACTTAAAATTTGATAATTTCATAGTAAAATATATTTCTTAAGAAAACGTTAGCTTTTTTGCAGGTTGTTTTGGTAACCTACAACCGATTTCCTTTATGGTTCGCTTTAAGCCATTTTATTTAGGTATATAAACGGCACGCATCCTATTAAAACAAACAACAGATATCAAGGCAAATAAAATTGTTGTGACAATAACAATCTATTGGACCGTTGTTTGGATCTTTTTTATACATTACACCAGGTAAGTCCCAACAATAGCTTATCCCTAAGGTCAGGCTATTGGTTGGACTAAAGTCATATTTTACGCCACCACCTAAAAGGATAAAACAGCCTAATGGCCGTTTGGTTAAAAAAGCTGGTCCATCTGAATGAGATGTAGCTCTAGCAGCTAGATGGATAGAGGGTATGACACCTAACTTACAATAGATACTGGTATCAATCATCACCTCGCTGGTATAAAATCTGCATAGAAAAGGTATCCAAATATACTTTAAAGAATAGGTCGCATGTATAGCAGGCGTTGATCCATCAGTGTCACGTGCCAGTGCAATATGGCCTAAAGCATAGGAGAGCCCTATACTCAGGCTACAGTGTTCCTGTAGTGCAAGATGATAGGCACCGCCAAAGTGCATCCTTATAGCCCCTCTTATAGCATAAGGGGGCGGTTGCATTTGGCTATACACCCTATTCGTAGCGTAGGCAGGCGCACATTCAGCACTAAACCGGCCAGGCCATGCCATGGCATGGCTATACCCGATGGAAAAATACAAAGCCAACCATAGAACCCTTTTCATAGGGGACTAAATTACAGCTATTTCATGGTAAAAATAAATTTATATTTATTTAATATGCTAAACGGTTATTGAATTTTTTACAAATTTTAAACTTGTCATAGCTATCAGTAAGCAGGGAATAAAATAGCTTACCCTGCTGAAGTGGTCTTAAAAAGGCTACTATCTTTATATATGGCTAGGTTTGTTTAGGCTTGAAAAATATTTCTTCCCACTGAGTCAGGGTTAGTTGGTTGAATGCATAGGTATCATCTGATAGAAAGTAATGGAAGTGTATATATCGATCGCAAGATCCTGGACAGGTTGATATATATTCAATCCCTTTCCTCCACGTAGCAATCATTTTTTCCGCAAGGCAGTCGGTGTGAACGCAATCACCGCAGGGCAATA
The nucleotide sequence above comes from Cardinium endosymbiont of Sogatella furcifera. Encoded proteins:
- the ltrA gene encoding group II intron reverse transcriptase/maturase; translated protein: MIPQGNHMAQSVRELQRELYRSAKSNPKRSFYTLHDKIYRLDVLVCSWKQVCANHGAPGIDGITIEQIKEQGEEAFLGQVQKELESGSYRSNKTKRVEIPKPKGGIRILGVPTIKDRLVQTATRLVIEPIFEADFQECSFGFRPKRSAVHASLSIYKWLNYGLTQVLDIDLKRYFDSIPHDKLMKVIQKRISDRYVLKLIQAWLRSGVLKGEEVATRQGSPQGSPISPLLSNIYLNLLDTVWVKRMTERNGWNAQIVRYADDLVIVSNKPVEKILGILCGYLQRLGLSINEEKSRMTTAEEGFNFLGYAFKRGYSPRYQKPVTHMYPTPDAIKRIIKKVTQLTYRNRLHESVETIVKDLNASLLGWTEYYRHTASSRRFRKVQGHANRRLRRFIMKKKGSRKNGYKELPDEKLHKVYKLVNVGAYRVRYRWT
- a CDS encoding transposase, coding for MKANYSYYITTDRLKRQQQRREELVATLSNEKKRLHHSQTNIDKESIERHIDFLEKEIKIIDKALNKTITTDKDLDEKANILETIPGIGKCLATKLVSFLPELGDRSYSSNQLSALVGIAPYAADSGKKQGKRFIRGGRKIPRDALYMAVLAGKKWFLYLKECYDRLVGKYKPKKVAIVACMRKLLELAHKLIQQKRSFVKSIKNEYKMTKKLA
- a CDS encoding BamA/OMP85 family outer membrane protein, which translates into the protein MIMIDTNIKKVKRLLYLFCLCIGSTQPIFGTTGYVIRKIQVVGNISIASDLLIERSGLQEGTRVAPTNEQVRNAIRKIAKQDGIKSVAIHLSEVDQTNGLATCVIHVEEHPQLTSCMLEGLTKKEEKELLEKVTIAEHVALSPLFLQKTTAKIKKIFLEQGFKAVKVSTTLIPNQAIAHKAALKIKVNKGEKSKVQQILFEGNNHLDAQLLIYHMKTLQEAPHCTLFQDIFKKCITLSPIRKGGILLQLPKKIDDVKRYFFTHVALFPSIFTEEKYLQAKENLILFYQSQGFRDVSITAERLQPTTAGNLNIHLKINEGNQYSIRRVKWVGNYVYSDQTLNSLLNLKEGSIYDPIYMKSRFAPGSESLTIYDLYTNNGYLFFHAEVVETCVEGDQVDLEIRMQEGKQVTIRQIDIVGNTLTHDYVIRRELLTLPGEKFNRGLVLESLRNLAMLECFKPEKSIPEIQRDEAKGTVDLIYAVEEQPRFDFKLNGTYTNGISAGLEIGSNNVSLKNLFTGKKPIGGGQHLHLTANLDGKNYKNFSFSFQEPWFWLKENRYILSISFNSGHQTETNSRNHILDHWMHSNIFPIGKQSTKSKIHSTGGQIRLGKKLARHWEAHLGIDYHHHAYQHCVLLQDHKKSGVIHDFTLDLSCMYSTVNHPIYPTSGCMWSNLLTLTPPYTLLGYAPSTPTAIPRLKEFGKLITDLYYFKRLLGNFVLHIRGHAGFLHSLSKNEIGPFERFYLGGTSSIPTRLLGANFVSLRGYPDDSLTPEDYISQYKGGGLFNKFALELRYPLMLAPICCYLLGFGEIGDSWLRYGHFNLSNLKKSIGGGVRLILPIPMIPMLGLDCGYRLDPVKDIRSAKSSFEYHFTLGPSIR
- the queA gene encoding tRNA preQ1(34) S-adenosylmethionine ribosyltransferase-isomerase QueA; translation: MKLSNFKFTLPEHSIAQYPIEAKENARLMVVHKASGKIEHTTFKELPTYFNEGDTLVVNDSKVLPCKLYGCKEKTNAQVEVLLLRKLNDEHGLWDTIVEPARKIRIGNKIYFGNGELVAEIIDNTTSRGRTLKLLFDRPEEEFYALINQIGHMPLPHQIGRPSKPEDREYYQTIFGANIGSIVLPAAGLHFTPYLLKYLALQNIAVVPVTLHIGLGELSTIDMEDLTKVRASSERFIITQETTKVVNQSLSHQKKVCAVGTSVLRAIESSVSVSCQLKEASDWTNKFILPSCTFKVCNALLTTFHLPSSISLVSVAAFGGEELVLDAYAEAIKEGYRFFLYGDSMLII